A stretch of the Longimicrobium sp. genome encodes the following:
- a CDS encoding sensor domain-containing protein, with product MPALRDSLFLALAESDSIGVAVCDRDFRYLVWNRFMEETTGLSAAQVLGRNALDVYPGLREEGLERVLRRVLAGEMVSLPDRRYTVPGVRSGWMWAQYWPHRAADGSVVGVIGIVHPVYDRAMHARALSRLRLESDLRRALDRGGLTVHYQPIVALKTGRICGMEALARWWHAGRGWVAPHEFVASAEETGMIVRLGERVLSEACRQLRAWTDALPAAAGLSMSVNLSVRQFAQPDLAGQVRRALEESGIHPSRLRLEVTESVLIDNAEAAAATLASLRALGVRVWMDDFGTGYSSLSTLHRLPIDGVKVDRSFVAAVDGRAARVLAAVVALAQGLGLEVVAEGVEHAGQLAELRALGCDAAQGFLFSRPQDPDATLALLAADPAW from the coding sequence GTGCCCGCCCTGCGCGACTCGCTGTTCCTGGCGCTGGCGGAAAGCGACTCGATCGGCGTGGCCGTGTGCGACCGCGACTTCCGCTACCTGGTGTGGAACCGGTTCATGGAAGAGACGACTGGCCTTTCCGCCGCACAGGTGCTGGGCCGCAACGCGCTGGACGTGTATCCGGGGCTGCGCGAGGAGGGGCTGGAGCGCGTGCTTCGCCGCGTGCTGGCCGGCGAGATGGTGTCGCTGCCGGACAGACGGTACACGGTCCCGGGGGTGAGGTCGGGGTGGATGTGGGCGCAGTACTGGCCGCACCGCGCGGCCGACGGCTCCGTCGTGGGCGTCATCGGCATCGTGCACCCCGTCTACGACCGCGCCATGCACGCCCGCGCCCTCTCGCGGCTGCGGCTGGAAAGCGACCTCCGCCGGGCGCTGGACCGCGGCGGGCTGACGGTGCACTACCAGCCCATCGTGGCGCTGAAGACGGGGCGGATCTGCGGGATGGAGGCGCTTGCCCGATGGTGGCACGCCGGGCGGGGCTGGGTGGCGCCGCACGAGTTCGTCGCCTCGGCCGAGGAAACAGGAATGATCGTGAGGCTGGGCGAACGCGTGTTGTCCGAAGCCTGCCGCCAGCTCCGCGCGTGGACCGACGCCCTGCCCGCCGCGGCCGGGCTGAGCATGAGCGTCAACCTCTCGGTCCGCCAGTTCGCCCAGCCGGACCTCGCGGGGCAGGTGAGGCGCGCGCTGGAGGAGAGCGGGATCCACCCCTCGCGGTTGCGTCTGGAGGTGACGGAAAGCGTGCTGATCGACAACGCCGAAGCGGCGGCGGCCACGCTGGCCAGCCTGCGGGCGCTGGGGGTGCGCGTGTGGATGGACGACTTCGGCACCGGCTACTCGTCGCTTTCCACCCTCCACCGCCTTCCCATCGACGGGGTGAAGGTGGACCGCTCGTTCGTGGCGGCGGTGGACGGGCGGGCCGCACGCGTGCTGGCTGCCGTGGTGGCCCTGGCGCAGGGCCTGGGCCTGGAGGTGGTGGCCGAAGGCGTGGAGCACGCCGGGCAACTCGCCGAACTGCGCGCCCTGGGCTGCGACGCCGCGCAGGGCTTCCTGTTTTCCCGCCCGCAGGACCCGGACGCCACCCTCGCCCTCCTCGCCGCGGACCCGGCGTGGTGA
- a CDS encoding DASS family sodium-coupled anion symporter: MESAETEVADTLTRRARLGLVLGPALFALMLAIPAPEGLSAAGWRVAATGVLMAVWWVTEPIPIPATALLPLVLFPLLGVSGIQEAASPYANELIFLFMGGFMLAQAMQRWGLHRRIALAVLSAVGTRPAALVGGFMLATAFLSMWVSNTATAVMMLPIGLSVVQLVQRGAAENTRSDLPGALMLGIAYAASIGGFATLIGTPPNALLAGFVQQTYGIRVGFAQWMMVGVPMMLVLLPFTWLLLTRVVYRVNEPEIPGGRELIAAEMKSLGPVSTPERVVAVVFGLAALAWIFRPLLETAVPGAELSDAGIAITAALVLFLAPVNLARAEFVLDWQWAGRLPWDVLLLFGGGLSLADALTRTGVAKWIGAGLSGLGSLPTPLLVLLVCATIVFLSEIASNTATAAASLPVVGSLALGVGENPLLFVVPAALAASCGFMLPVATPPNAIAYATGHVSVPRMARAGLLLDLMGIAVILVVAYTFLLWAFGVQPGVLPPWAAPR, from the coding sequence ATGGAATCCGCCGAAACCGAAGTCGCCGACACGCTGACCCGCCGCGCCAGGCTGGGGCTGGTGCTGGGCCCCGCGCTGTTCGCGCTGATGCTCGCCATTCCGGCGCCGGAAGGCCTGAGCGCCGCGGGGTGGCGCGTGGCCGCCACGGGCGTGCTGATGGCGGTGTGGTGGGTCACGGAGCCCATCCCCATTCCCGCGACGGCGCTGCTCCCGCTGGTGCTCTTTCCGCTACTGGGGGTGTCGGGCATCCAGGAGGCAGCCAGCCCGTACGCCAATGAGCTGATCTTCCTGTTCATGGGCGGGTTCATGCTCGCCCAGGCCATGCAGCGCTGGGGGCTTCACCGCCGCATCGCGCTCGCCGTCCTTTCCGCGGTGGGAACGCGGCCGGCGGCGCTGGTGGGCGGCTTCATGCTGGCGACGGCGTTCCTCAGCATGTGGGTGAGCAACACCGCCACGGCCGTGATGATGCTGCCCATCGGCCTGTCCGTCGTGCAGCTGGTGCAGCGCGGAGCGGCGGAAAACACGCGTTCAGACCTGCCGGGCGCGCTGATGCTGGGCATCGCCTACGCCGCCAGCATCGGGGGATTCGCGACGCTGATCGGCACGCCGCCCAACGCCCTGCTCGCGGGGTTCGTCCAGCAGACGTACGGAATCCGGGTCGGCTTCGCGCAGTGGATGATGGTGGGCGTGCCGATGATGCTGGTTCTGCTGCCGTTCACCTGGCTGCTGCTGACGCGCGTGGTCTACCGGGTGAACGAGCCGGAGATTCCCGGCGGGCGCGAGCTGATCGCGGCGGAGATGAAGTCGCTGGGGCCGGTCTCCACGCCGGAGCGCGTGGTGGCGGTGGTGTTCGGGCTGGCGGCGCTCGCGTGGATCTTCCGGCCGCTTCTGGAGACGGCCGTCCCAGGCGCCGAGCTGTCGGATGCGGGAATCGCCATCACCGCCGCGCTCGTGCTGTTCCTGGCCCCGGTGAACCTGGCGCGCGCCGAGTTCGTGCTCGACTGGCAGTGGGCCGGGCGGCTGCCGTGGGACGTGCTTCTGCTGTTCGGTGGGGGGTTGAGCCTGGCGGATGCGCTGACGAGGACCGGCGTGGCGAAGTGGATCGGCGCGGGGCTGTCGGGGCTGGGCTCGCTCCCCACGCCGTTGCTGGTGCTGCTGGTGTGCGCGACGATCGTCTTTTTGAGCGAGATCGCCAGCAACACGGCGACGGCCGCCGCGTCCCTGCCCGTGGTGGGATCGCTGGCGCTGGGCGTGGGCGAGAACCCGCTGCTGTTCGTGGTGCCGGCCGCGCTGGCCGCCAGCTGCGGGTTCATGCTCCCCGTGGCCACGCCGCCCAACGCCATCGCCTACGCCACGGGGCACGTGTCGGTGCCCCGAATGGCGCGCGCCGGGCTGCTGCTGGACCTTATGGGGATCGCGGTGATCCTCGTCGTGGCCTACACTTTCCTGCTCTGGGCCTTCGGGGTGCAGCCGGGCGTGCTTCCGCCATGGGCGGCGCCGCGGTAG
- a CDS encoding OmpA family protein, whose product MRLTSTGQKTVRVLGGLVVILMVGLGLRYMAQNGYGRGILRSFVPDKVEGLEGATEQSRSNAAFAGLPSDKPAALPGAPEVRINFWAWNSQMGCLYANGGPVTTEGSLMAKQGVKTLISRQDDNSQLMAELTKLAQGLHSGQAQPRDGIHFIGIMGDGAGAFLSALNGQLVESFGPEYRAEIVGSCGYSRGEDKLMGPQKWRDNPQSMRGGLVAGVLRDGDWNIAQRFMGDNNIPNNPDERTYDPDAVNWVNTSSYVDAAEKYVAGYCEERPVVQEGRRTGETKRVCVDGIVTWTPADVTAARERGGLVSVVSTKEYSSQMPHVLIGIRKWNQQNRPTVEKVLQAFMEGGDQVLAHPQALTRAAEISQEIYQEKGADAAFWERYYRGVTEPDKQGIPVELGGSKANNLGDNLLLFGLAPGSTPETSRFRATYTVFGKIVRQQYPDLVPSIPEYDSIVDVSYLRAVAARAGGTGGQAETQKFEGTGPVTRVVGRRNYQITFATGAAEFTPQGEKQLQELFDALSINSLAVEVHGHTDNTGDAAANQQLSEDRALAVKQWLERRSAATFPPGRVRVFAHGATQPVESNRTEAGRAANRRVEIVIGS is encoded by the coding sequence ATGCGCTTGACTTCGACGGGCCAGAAAACCGTCCGCGTGCTGGGCGGACTGGTCGTGATCCTGATGGTGGGGCTGGGCCTTCGCTACATGGCCCAGAACGGCTACGGGCGCGGCATCCTGCGCTCGTTCGTCCCCGACAAGGTGGAGGGCCTGGAAGGCGCCACCGAGCAGAGCCGGAGCAACGCCGCCTTCGCCGGGCTTCCCAGCGACAAGCCGGCCGCGCTTCCCGGCGCCCCCGAGGTGCGCATCAATTTCTGGGCGTGGAACAGCCAGATGGGGTGCCTGTACGCCAACGGCGGCCCGGTGACCACCGAGGGCTCGCTGATGGCCAAGCAGGGGGTGAAGACGCTGATCAGCCGGCAGGACGACAACAGCCAGCTGATGGCCGAGCTCACCAAGCTTGCGCAGGGGCTGCACTCCGGGCAGGCCCAGCCGCGCGACGGCATCCACTTCATCGGCATCATGGGCGACGGCGCGGGGGCCTTCCTGTCGGCGCTCAACGGCCAGCTGGTGGAAAGCTTCGGCCCGGAGTACCGGGCGGAGATCGTGGGCTCGTGCGGCTACTCGCGGGGCGAAGACAAGCTGATGGGGCCGCAGAAGTGGCGCGACAACCCGCAAAGCATGCGGGGCGGGCTGGTGGCCGGGGTGCTGCGCGACGGCGACTGGAACATCGCCCAGCGCTTCATGGGCGACAACAACATCCCCAACAATCCCGACGAGCGCACGTACGATCCCGACGCCGTCAACTGGGTGAACACCAGCAGCTACGTGGACGCGGCGGAGAAGTACGTGGCCGGCTACTGCGAGGAGCGCCCGGTGGTGCAGGAAGGCCGGCGCACGGGCGAAACCAAGCGCGTGTGCGTGGACGGCATCGTCACCTGGACCCCGGCCGACGTCACCGCGGCGCGCGAGCGCGGCGGGCTGGTGTCCGTGGTTTCCACCAAGGAGTACAGCTCGCAGATGCCGCACGTGCTGATCGGCATCCGCAAGTGGAACCAGCAGAACCGCCCCACGGTCGAAAAGGTGCTGCAGGCCTTCATGGAGGGCGGCGACCAGGTGCTGGCCCACCCGCAGGCGCTGACGCGCGCGGCCGAGATCAGCCAGGAGATCTACCAGGAGAAGGGCGCCGACGCGGCGTTCTGGGAGCGCTACTACCGCGGCGTCACCGAGCCCGACAAGCAGGGAATCCCGGTGGAGCTGGGCGGAAGCAAGGCCAACAACCTAGGCGACAACCTGCTGCTCTTTGGCCTGGCGCCGGGGAGCACACCGGAAACGAGCCGCTTCCGCGCCACGTACACCGTGTTCGGAAAGATCGTGCGCCAGCAGTACCCCGACCTCGTGCCCAGCATCCCGGAGTACGACAGCATCGTCGACGTCAGCTACCTGCGCGCGGTCGCGGCGCGGGCGGGCGGCACGGGCGGCCAGGCCGAGACGCAGAAGTTCGAGGGCACCGGCCCGGTGACGCGCGTGGTGGGCCGGCGCAACTACCAGATCACCTTCGCCACCGGCGCGGCCGAATTCACGCCGCAGGGCGAAAAGCAGCTGCAGGAGCTGTTCGACGCGCTGTCCATCAACTCGCTGGCGGTCGAGGTGCACGGCCACACCGACAACACGGGTGACGCGGCCGCCAACCAGCAGCTGTCCGAAGACCGCGCGCTGGCGGTGAAGCAGTGGCTGGAGCGCCGCTCGGCGGCCACCTTCCCGCCGGGCCGCGTGCGGGTGTTCGCCCACGGGGCCACCCAGCCAGTGGAGAGCAACCGCACCGAGGCCGGCCGGGCGGCCAACCGCCGCGTGGAGATCGTGATCGGCAGCTGA
- a CDS encoding ABC transporter ATP-binding protein, with translation MSTSLPYERKGVLLDLQGIEVHRGGVPVLRDLNAQVLDLVRPGMQQGQVVGLLGPSGVGKTTLFHVLAGLLRPDKGTVKVGDKGVPAAPGLVGVVAQNYVLFEHRSVLGNLVIAARQAGMDRKQAHEASMKYLERFGLAAHAEKFPLQLSGGQRQRVAIAQQLLCSELYLVMDEPFSGLDVIQQENVQKLILEVSRTHDHNTIIVVTHDVSAAVAVSDTIWLMGRDRDAAGNAIPGARIVETIDLIERDLAWQPDIRTRPGYIELVNEIKARFHTL, from the coding sequence ATGAGCACGAGCCTTCCCTACGAGCGCAAGGGCGTCCTGCTGGACCTGCAGGGCATCGAGGTGCACCGCGGCGGCGTTCCCGTGCTGCGCGACCTGAACGCGCAGGTGCTCGACCTCGTTCGCCCCGGCATGCAGCAGGGGCAGGTGGTGGGGCTGCTGGGGCCGTCGGGCGTGGGCAAGACCACGCTCTTCCACGTCCTCGCCGGACTGCTGCGCCCCGACAAGGGCACGGTGAAGGTAGGTGACAAGGGCGTTCCCGCGGCGCCGGGCCTGGTGGGCGTGGTGGCACAGAACTACGTGCTGTTCGAGCACCGCTCGGTGCTGGGCAACCTGGTGATCGCCGCGCGCCAGGCGGGGATGGACCGCAAGCAGGCGCACGAGGCGTCGATGAAGTACCTGGAGCGCTTCGGCCTGGCGGCGCACGCGGAAAAGTTTCCGCTCCAGCTTTCGGGCGGGCAGCGGCAGCGCGTGGCCATCGCGCAGCAGCTGCTGTGCTCCGAGCTGTACCTGGTGATGGACGAGCCGTTCTCAGGCCTGGACGTGATCCAGCAGGAGAACGTGCAGAAGCTGATCCTGGAGGTCAGCCGCACGCACGACCACAACACCATCATCGTGGTGACGCACGACGTCTCCGCCGCGGTTGCCGTCTCCGACACCATCTGGCTGATGGGGCGCGACCGCGACGCGGCAGGCAACGCGATCCCCGGCGCGCGCATCGTGGAAACGATCGACCTGATCGAGCGCGACCTGGCGTGGCAGCCGGACATCCGCACACGTCCGGGCTACATCGAGCTGGTGAACGAGATCAAGGCGCGCTTCCACACGCTCTGA
- a CDS encoding DUF6174 domain-containing protein, whose translation MNLLRRTAAIASIVTLSACSGNPTLADEEARMERSRQVWNAQGIDDYRMTVRITGGLLGGSALVEVRDGVPVSVQPAEGGPQHLPMSAFARYDTVEELFAVLEQAFDTGADDVDATYDATLGLPLLAAIDPMENAIDEEHGFLVEGFTKL comes from the coding sequence ATGAATCTGCTTCGTCGTACCGCCGCCATCGCATCCATCGTGACGCTTTCCGCGTGCTCCGGCAACCCGACCCTCGCGGACGAGGAGGCGCGGATGGAAAGGAGCCGGCAGGTGTGGAACGCGCAGGGCATAGACGACTACCGCATGACCGTCAGGATCACCGGCGGGCTGCTCGGCGGCTCGGCACTTGTCGAGGTTCGGGACGGCGTTCCCGTTTCCGTGCAGCCGGCGGAGGGCGGGCCGCAGCACCTTCCCATGTCTGCCTTCGCGCGCTACGACACCGTCGAGGAGCTGTTCGCCGTCCTGGAGCAGGCGTTCGACACCGGCGCCGACGACGTGGACGCAACCTACGACGCCACCCTGGGCCTGCCGCTGCTCGCCGCCATCGATCCCATGGAGAACGCCATCGACGAAGAGCACGGGTTCCTGGTCGAGGGCTTCACGAAGCTGTAG
- a CDS encoding RNA polymerase sigma factor translates to MRAETPAVPDHALAQALLLRGDERAFRELYTRHTPRLFQFVLRIVGGAEHDAEDVVQETWIRATEALPTFRWEAAFGTWLTGIGLNVARGLLRKQGRWELPMEPGTPEPFRPPPSDGDRIDLERAIALLPAGQRAVLVLYDVEGFTHDEIAERLGIAPGTSKSQLSHARRALRRMLEPVHEGRHEHA, encoded by the coding sequence ATGAGAGCCGAAACGCCCGCGGTACCCGACCATGCGCTCGCACAGGCGCTTCTCCTCCGGGGGGACGAACGTGCCTTTCGCGAGCTGTACACCCGCCACACGCCGCGGCTGTTCCAGTTCGTGCTGCGCATCGTGGGCGGCGCGGAGCACGACGCCGAGGACGTGGTGCAGGAAACGTGGATCCGCGCCACCGAGGCGCTGCCCACCTTCCGCTGGGAGGCGGCGTTCGGCACCTGGCTGACGGGAATCGGGCTGAACGTGGCGCGCGGGCTGTTGCGGAAGCAGGGGCGGTGGGAGCTGCCGATGGAGCCGGGGACGCCCGAGCCCTTCCGCCCGCCTCCCAGCGATGGCGACCGCATCGACCTGGAGCGGGCGATCGCCCTGCTCCCCGCGGGACAGCGCGCCGTGCTGGTGCTGTACGACGTCGAGGGCTTCACGCACGACGAGATCGCGGAGCGGCTGGGCATCGCGCCCGGCACGTCCAAGAGCCAGCTCTCCCATGCACGCAGGGCGCTCCGGCGCATGCTGGAGCCCGTACACGAGGGACGACATGAGCACGCCTGA
- a CDS encoding PDZ domain-containing protein, which translates to MSSRYGFAAAMVAATMLASAPCGAQAGGCGENGRGVRVADLGFTGMSGAPISTRIDDGHAHTTFEGEPRISGVRANGPLRDGDVLVAVDGQLITTREGGRRYSSIDPGERVRLSVRRGGRVQDVTVTAGERCMRLPTPPRPPTPPRPPAAHAPPAPRAPGAPPRPPAPPRPGAVRGEHPPTPPHAPAAPRAPDAPHAPDAPPAPPAPPAPPPPPEIMPDGWFGFGMRCNNCGISENNGVRSFRFRETPSVVSVEPGTPAARAGMRRGDRLTHVDGVPLTSEAGWRRFGAIQPGQQVRWTYTRGGQSHQATMAALRRPDAGRAPRAGGSEAGRLRYSGNVGDAQVEVRGAPVNVSTDPRTGETIIRSADVTVRIRPRG; encoded by the coding sequence ATGAGCTCGAGATATGGATTTGCGGCGGCGATGGTGGCCGCGACGATGCTGGCGTCGGCACCCTGCGGTGCGCAGGCGGGCGGCTGTGGCGAGAACGGCCGCGGCGTGCGGGTGGCGGACCTGGGATTCACCGGGATGAGCGGGGCACCCATCTCCACGCGCATCGACGATGGACACGCCCACACCACGTTCGAGGGCGAGCCCCGGATCAGCGGTGTCCGTGCGAACGGGCCGCTGCGCGACGGCGACGTGCTGGTGGCGGTGGACGGGCAGCTGATCACCACCCGTGAAGGCGGGCGGCGCTACTCGTCCATCGACCCCGGCGAGCGCGTGCGGCTCTCGGTTCGTCGTGGCGGACGGGTGCAGGACGTGACCGTTACCGCGGGCGAGCGGTGCATGCGGCTGCCGACGCCTCCGCGCCCCCCCACTCCCCCGCGTCCTCCCGCAGCCCACGCTCCACCCGCGCCTCGTGCACCGGGCGCGCCGCCCCGGCCTCCCGCACCCCCGCGGCCGGGCGCCGTGCGAGGGGAGCATCCGCCCACGCCGCCGCACGCGCCGGCTGCCCCGCGCGCACCCGACGCTCCGCACGCACCCGACGCGCCCCCGGCTCCGCCTGCCCCTCCGGCGCCGCCGCCGCCGCCGGAGATCATGCCCGACGGGTGGTTCGGGTTCGGGATGCGGTGCAACAACTGCGGGATCAGCGAGAACAACGGGGTGCGCAGCTTTCGCTTTCGCGAAACGCCCAGCGTGGTGAGCGTGGAGCCCGGCACCCCGGCTGCGCGCGCCGGAATGCGCCGCGGCGACCGGCTGACGCACGTGGACGGCGTGCCGCTGACCAGCGAGGCGGGATGGCGGCGGTTCGGGGCCATCCAGCCGGGCCAGCAGGTACGGTGGACGTACACGCGCGGCGGCCAGTCGCACCAGGCCACGATGGCGGCCCTGCGGCGCCCCGACGCCGGGCGCGCTCCCCGCGCCGGCGGCTCCGAGGCCGGGCGCCTGCGCTACTCCGGCAACGTGGGCGACGCCCAGGTGGAAGTGCGCGGCGCGCCGGTGAACGTGAGCACCGATCCGCGCACCGGCGAAACCATCATCCGCAGCGCCGACGTCACCGTGCGCATCCGCCCACGCGGCTGA
- a CDS encoding copper oxidase gives MSAQNITDKPATPSRRDFLRVASLGIAVPVATAALAACKSEEAPKPAAAAAPAAGPHADSNHSGGTTAAHPRTPAEIRAAADEMDKHHEAGIKSFPAKTEGKGNQILQPRVENGVKVFEITASKLQWEIEPGKLVEAFAYNGQVPGPQIRVTEGDRVRVIIKNQLEQSTAVHFHGVITPNDQDGVPFITQPPIKPGDTYTYEFTAKNAGSHMYHSHHNAAEQVGKGLLGAFLILPRRPRAIERADVDYVMVINDGSHGYTLNGKSFPATEPIVCKLGQRVRVRFMNEGMMIHPMHLHGMHMTVIDKDGYPQPMPWKCDTLNVAPGERWDVMIEADNPGVWAFHCHILPHAETPNGMFGMVTALIVEK, from the coding sequence ATGAGCGCCCAGAACATCACCGACAAGCCCGCCACCCCTTCGCGGCGCGATTTCCTGCGCGTGGCCTCGCTCGGCATCGCGGTGCCGGTGGCCACGGCGGCGCTCGCCGCCTGCAAATCCGAGGAGGCTCCCAAGCCCGCGGCGGCCGCCGCCCCCGCCGCGGGGCCGCACGCCGACAGCAACCACAGCGGCGGCACCACCGCGGCCCATCCGCGCACCCCGGCCGAGATTCGCGCCGCGGCCGACGAGATGGACAAGCACCACGAGGCCGGCATCAAGTCGTTCCCGGCCAAGACCGAGGGCAAGGGCAACCAGATCCTTCAGCCCCGGGTGGAGAACGGGGTGAAGGTGTTCGAGATCACCGCGTCCAAGCTGCAGTGGGAGATCGAGCCCGGAAAGCTCGTGGAGGCCTTCGCCTACAACGGCCAGGTGCCCGGTCCCCAGATCCGCGTCACGGAAGGCGACAGGGTGCGCGTGATCATCAAGAACCAGCTGGAGCAGTCCACCGCCGTGCACTTCCACGGCGTAATCACGCCCAACGACCAGGACGGCGTGCCCTTCATCACGCAGCCGCCCATCAAGCCGGGCGATACGTACACGTACGAGTTCACCGCGAAGAATGCGGGCTCGCACATGTACCACTCGCACCACAACGCGGCCGAGCAGGTGGGCAAGGGGCTGCTGGGCGCCTTCCTCATCCTCCCCCGCCGGCCGCGCGCCATCGAACGCGCCGACGTGGACTACGTGATGGTGATCAACGACGGCAGCCACGGCTACACGCTCAACGGCAAGAGCTTTCCCGCCACGGAGCCCATCGTGTGCAAGCTGGGCCAGCGGGTGCGCGTGCGCTTCATGAACGAGGGGATGATGATTCACCCCATGCACCTGCACGGCATGCACATGACGGTGATCGACAAGGACGGCTACCCGCAGCCGATGCCGTGGAAGTGCGATACGCTGAACGTGGCGCCGGGCGAGCGCTGGGACGTGATGATCGAGGCCGACAACCCCGGCGTGTGGGCCTTCCACTGCCACATCCTGCCGCACGCCGAAACGCCCAACGGCATGTTCGGCATGGTGACGGCGCTGATCGTGGAGAAGTAG
- the hslO gene encoding Hsp33 family molecular chaperone HslO, producing MMTTTNNDYLVRATALNERVRAFALNATGVVNELQRRHDTYPAVTAALGRTAMGALLLSASALKEEEHALTVDVRGNGPVRRILVTANGRGEVRGFVGNPHAHADHHASGKLNVAGVVGTDGYVSVTRDLGMRETYQGMVELLSGEIGEDLAYYMYKSEQTPSAVGIGVFVNPDLTVDAAGGYMVQLLPGVSDEEIVEIEQRAAALPHPTTMIRQGTTPEQILDMLFPEGYTFGDRYPISFNCPCSRQRFEGAIVSLGSGEIQRIIDEEDQPYTEVVCHFCNEAYHFSPHEMQGILDRSRD from the coding sequence ATGATGACGACGACCAACAACGACTACCTGGTGCGCGCCACCGCGCTGAACGAGCGCGTGCGCGCCTTTGCGCTGAACGCCACCGGCGTGGTGAACGAGCTTCAGCGCCGCCACGACACCTATCCGGCCGTCACCGCCGCCCTCGGGCGCACGGCCATGGGCGCGCTGCTGCTTTCGGCGTCGGCGCTCAAGGAAGAGGAGCACGCCCTGACCGTGGACGTGCGCGGCAACGGGCCGGTGCGCCGCATCCTGGTGACGGCCAACGGCCGCGGCGAGGTGCGCGGGTTCGTCGGCAACCCGCATGCGCACGCCGATCACCACGCCAGCGGCAAGCTGAACGTGGCGGGCGTGGTGGGCACCGACGGCTACGTGTCGGTGACGCGCGACCTGGGAATGCGCGAAACCTACCAGGGGATGGTGGAGCTGCTTTCGGGCGAGATCGGCGAAGACCTGGCGTACTACATGTACAAGAGCGAGCAGACGCCGTCCGCCGTTGGCATCGGCGTGTTCGTGAACCCCGACCTGACGGTGGACGCGGCGGGCGGATACATGGTGCAGCTGCTTCCCGGCGTTTCGGACGAAGAGATCGTGGAGATCGAGCAGCGCGCGGCGGCGCTTCCCCATCCCACCACCATGATCCGCCAGGGCACCACCCCCGAGCAGATCCTGGACATGCTGTTTCCCGAGGGCTACACCTTCGGCGACCGCTATCCCATCTCGTTCAACTGCCCCTGCTCGCGGCAGCGGTTCGAGGGCGCCATCGTAAGCCTGGGCAGCGGCGAGATCCAGCGGATCATCGACGAAGAAGACCAGCCCTACACCGAGGTGGTGTGCCACTTCTGCAACGAGGCGTACCACTTTTCGCCGCACGAGATGCAGGGCATCCTCGATCGATCCCGCGACTGA